The Terriglobia bacterium genome contains the following window.
AACACGCTCCAGCCGCGTGGGTTGGAACCAGGTCGAGAAGGTGTTGGTGTTCACCCGGGGTTTGACGTGCTCGAGGAACTTGTCCCAGGTATTTATCGCGTTAGTCATCGGATCCAGATCGAAATTTGGAGCTGCATTTAAAGCATGCCCCTTCCCAGCATCATTTCCACAAGTGTGGAAAAGCTGTGGAAGCTTATCCCCTGCCATTTTCGTCGGGCTTCGAGAGTCTTATCCGAACCGCAATGGGTTACTGTGCCCCTGATTGCTCCCCCGCGGCTCGGTTCAGGTCGCCGACTCACAACACTCGCTTGTGAGATGCGGGCGGATTGTCTCCGATTGGCTGGACGGGGGCAAGCGAAAAGTGTGCGAAGGGATTCACCGTGGTTCACACGCCGTCCACAGCTTTTCCACAAGCCTCAAAGCGGGGCATTTGACCGCAAATCGTCAATGTTTATAAGGCTATTTACAATTTTCGCGGCTCCGCGCGAGTTCCTGCGCCTTTTTCGAGCACTCTCGCGCATCGTGCCTGCCGCTCATCTCGGCTTGTCCGGGCGCGCGAATTCGTATACCCCCAGCGGGTCGCTCCCGATCAGCAGCCGCTGCGCTTCGATCAGGATGCTCGTGGCTTCGAGCCGCGCTCCTTCCGGCGTATACAGCCGGTATGTGGAGCGGCGGTTCCCATCGCGGTCGAAATGGAAAAGGGTGTTTTCCAACGCTATCCACACCTCCCCGCTAACCGGGTCCACCCCCACGGCCGTCAGCACCCTCTTAAACGTGGGCGAATCCCCCCGTTTTTCCTGCCTCTGGATCTCCCGCCGGATGGCCTGGGCCTTGGGCAGGACGTCCAGGCTGGTCACCTGGATCTCCGTTTTAGAGTAGCCCTGGCGGTCGAACACTCGCACCGTGGGCTCGGGCAGGTAGTCGAAGGCGTAGTAGAGGTGGTCCTGGGCATCTCTGGCCAGCCGGCCAATGTTCAGAAAGCGGTTGAGGTCCTTGCGCTCGGCAATATCCGCGGGGTCCCCGAATTCCCGCACCTCCCGCCCATTCAGGTCGAAGACGGTCACCAGGTGCGGCCCGCGCAGCGTGGAGACGGCAACCTCACCCCCGGACAGGCTCGCCAGCGAGATGGGCATGGCCACCGGAATGGTCCGCAGCAGTTCCCCCGCGGGCGAGAAGATCTTGACCGCATCGGCCCCGCGGTCGGCCACATAGATGCGCCCCGCGGCGTCCACATCGCAATCCTCGCCGAAGAGGATGGGCGGCTTAACCCGGGCGGGAACACCCGTCTGAACGGCGCTGGAGAGCTGCAGCAGGGTCTTGCCCGCGGCATCGAAGACCGTCAGCCCCGGAGCCGGCGAGGCCAGCACGTAGTAGTGGCCCGCGGCGTCGCGCTTGATCGCGCGCAGCCCCGGCCCGATCCCCGGAAACAGCCGCTGCGTCGCCGTCAGCGTGTCCGCGTCATCTATCGCTGTGACCGCGAAGCGGTCAACGTCCTGCGCCAAGGCGCATGACGCCGCGCCCGCCAGCAGAGACACCGCCACAATCATTCGGAGAAGGAAACCCACACCCTGTCGCATGCTTCTTCAGATTACATCGCCGCCGCGCAGGTTGCCCGCAATTCCCCCCTGGTTGCGTTGACCGCTTCGCGGTCACACAGATCGTTGACCGCTTCGCGGTCACACAGATCCAGGACACAAACTTTCCGTTCCCGCAGTTGACAACTTCCCGGCGCTCCTATAACTACAGCGCAGGAGCACTATCCCATGAAAACCAAACTGTTCCTGGCCGTCCTTCTGACTTTGGCTGGCGTCGTCTATGCCCGGCAGCCCGCCGCCAAGCCCGCCGCTGTCGAGCAGGAAATCCGCGATCTGGAAAAGAAGTTCAACGACACTTACGCCGCCAATGACCTGCCCCGCTATTTCGCCTTCTACGCCGCCGACTTCACGCAGTGGCTGCCCGAGGGCCGCACCGACCTGCCCACCTACCAGAAGGATTGGACCACGTACATCCGCAGCGGCAACCGCGTCGAAGCCGCGGAGATCTCCGACCTGCACGTGCAGATCGGCCCCAGCCAGGACACCGCCGTCGCCAGCTACCTCTTGCATGTGCGCACGCGCACGGCGCAGGGGCCGGTGACCGACGAGGACTTCCAGGAGAGCGACGTCTTCTTCAAACGCGGCGGCGCGTGGAAAATCGTGCACCTGCACTACTCCCCCGCGCCAAAGAAAGAAACCAAGTAAGGCCGCTCACCAGCACTGGCCACACTGCAACCCGCGGTCATCCCGAGCGAAGGGCCGATGATGCTTAGCGGCCCGGAGCCGATCGATATCGGATTCCGGCCTTGGCGGAGCTCTCTCGACCCGGCTGGAAAGGATCTCTCCTAATCGATGTGGAAGCAGAGGCGCGCGATGGAGCGCGCGCGCAGGCGCCCAGCGGCGTTGCGCGCGCCGTCGTCATCGGTTTCCACCAGCACCGTGTTCATCTGCACGTCGCCGGAGGCCACGTCGAACTTCGTGGGCATGGCGTCCAGGAAGCGCTTGATGATGTTCGCGCGGTCCATCCCGATGATGCCCTCGTGCGGCCCGGTCATGCCCACGTCGGTGATGTACGCGGTACCCTGCGGCAGCACGCGCTCGTCCGCGGTGGTTACGTGCGTGTGCGTGCCCACCACGGCGCTCACTCGCCCGTCGAGATACCAGCCCATGGCGATCTTCTCGCTGGTGACCTCCGCGTGCATATCCACCAGGACAAAAGCCACTTCCGGCGGCAGCTTGGCCAGCTCCCGGTCCGCGGTGCGGAAGGGATCGTCAATGGCCGGCATGAACACCCGCCCCTGCAGGTTCAGCACCGCGTAGGACACGCCGTTCTTCGCCGTGCCCACATATACCCCGCTCCCCGGATTGCTCTCCGGAAAATTCGCCGGGCGCAGCAGCTTCGGCTGGTGCGGAATGTGCTCCAGGATCTCGCGCCGGTCCCAGCTGTGATTTCCCCCGGTGAGCACGGCGATCCCCGTTCCCAGCAGCTCTTCCGCGAGCCGCGGCGTGATCCCGAAACCCGAGGCGGAGTTCTCCCCGTTGGCGATGACCAGATCGATGCCGTGATGCTCCACGATGTCCGCCAGGCGGTCGTGGACGATGCGCCGGCCCGGGGAGCCGACTATGTCGCCGATGAATAGGATGCGCATAAAAAACGGAGCAGACTGCTTGGCCGTGGGGAACTAGGTCGTGAACCTCTGAATTAGGTGGGCGCCACGAGCCAGCCGTTAGGCTTTCCTGCCCCGCCGGCTTCCCGGTCTTTCCGGGACGCCGGCGGGACAGGCCGTGCACACAGGCTGGCTATCCGCAGCTCCTCAGAGATTCTCCATTGGTTCGAACGACTTTCGTTCCCGCACCTGCTTCGAAGTACCGCTCCACTTCCATTCTAGCAGGATGCCCGCCGGAAATATCCAGCAGAGCCCGCGCCCCCCCTAGAAGTGGAATCCGAGCTCCGCCGTGTACGAGCGCGGTGCGACGAAATGCGTCCCGCTGAAGGTCGACAGGAAGTTGAACAGCGTCACTTTGTTCGTCAGGTTGATGACCGTGAAGCGCAGGCTCCACTTGTAGTGGTCGCCATGGAAGAGGTCGTCATCGCCCACGCTGGCGTCAAAGAGGTTGCGCGGGGTCACGCGCGTCGGATTGCGGTCGACGTCTCCTTTACCGGGCAGCGGGAAGTTCAAAAGCTTGGCCCCGAAGTTTGTTTGCCCGGCACAGCCAGCCGGCGTCAGCGCGTTCGCCAGGGTCGCCACCTGGTTGCCGCAGTAAAGCCCGATCGCGGCCTGCTGGTCCGCATCCAGGAACCCCAAGGCGGTAGGAAAATCGGCCAAGTTGGGGTTGCTGGCCACTAGCCCGCTGTCGTAGCGCCAGTTCATGGCGATCCACGGCAAGGTCTTCCACGGCTGGTATTGCGCATGCGTCGTCTGCTGGAAGGCCTGGTCGTGATCGATGCGGAAGACTTCGCCGCCCGTCACCGTGGCCCCCAATCCTCCCACTTGTGGCGGGAAGAACCGCGCTCGAACGTGTCCCAGAATCGTAAATGCCGTCAAGCCGTGGTAATTCGGCACGCTCACGCGCACCGAAACTCCGTCCACCTTCGAGTTGTGCCAGGCAATGGGGAAGAAAATCGGTGTGTTGCCAAAGGCGCTGAAGTCGTACCCGTTGTGCGTGTACTTCCACAGGTAGTCCGCATCCACCACCAGAAAGTTCCCGAAGGCTTGCTGCAACCCGGCATTGAACTGGTTGCGCTGCCCGGAGCGAATCGGCGCTTGTAAGCTCTGCCCGCCGATCACGCCGGTGATCACCGGGTTGCTCGCCCCCTGACTGGCGAGAATCAAGTTCTCATTGAACGGGGTCTCCATGACGCGCGCATAGGAGGCACGCAGAACTGTGTTCGTTTTCTTGATGTTATAGGCAATGCCCACGCGCGGCTGCACTTGCGTATCGTGGACCATCCCGCGATATCCATCACCCCGAATCCCCAAATTAAAGGCCCAATTGCCTTTCGTGATCGTGTCCTGGATGAATAACCCCAGTTGCTTGATGTCCGTGTGGCCGCGGAAGGGGAACAGCGCGCTTTGCCCGCCCGGGCAGTTGTCCGTCGCTGCCGGCGCGGGCCTGCTCAGGTCGATGCAGCCGAGCGCCGCCACAAAGTTCGGATTGGGCTGCAGCGCACCCGTGCACTGCGCCGGGTCCGTCAGTGCGGGGTTCGTGTCAGGCCTCCCATCAGCATTCAGACAGACTGGATTGGTGAACGGGCTGGTAATTCCGAAGTTGAAATTCTCCGTGAGGAACGTGTGTTCAAACGTGACGCCTGCTTTGATGTTGTGAATGCCTTTCACGTAGGACACGTCCGAGTGCATGCCCGCATTGGTCAGTTTTCGCTGCTGCGTGACCGTCGCCGGTTGATCCGCAAAAACATTCTGGCTCGGGAAATAGCCATACTGGTCCTGCCGCACGAAGGCCCCCACGGTCAACAGCGTCGTGGGACTGACCAGCCGCGTCCAGGTTGGCGCGATGTTGAAGGTCTTGATCAGCGAACGCTGATCCGTCTGGCCTACGAGATTATTCTGGAGGCCGCTGAGGCCCGCATTCAGGTTATCGAACGTATTCGGCGTCTGAAACCAGGAACGCGTATAACCAAGGTTCACGTGGACCGTGTCCGCGCCGCTCAGCTGATAGTCCACGCGGTCGAAGAGGTTTTCCTGATTGCCCTTGTCGTGGAGGGCTTGCAGTTCCGGTGGATCCAGAAACCGGCTGGTGCTCAATGCGCTCGCGGCGATGAAATTTCCCCACTTCTGCCCCCCGAAGGCCACGTCAAAGCCGCCGTTTACGGAGCCAAAACTTCCGTACGAAACCTTGACGCTGCCTGTGGGCTTGCTCTGCCCAAGACCCGAACGGGTCGTCACTTTAATGATCAAGCTGGTCTTGTCGCCAAATTCGGCCGGCGGAGCTCCGGAAACCACCTCCATGGACTGGATCGATTCGGCGGGAATCTGGTTCGAAAAAACTTTGCTCTGCTGGTCGGTAATCGGCTGGCCGTCCACAGAAAACGAATTCTCCGCGTGGTCCCCGAGCCCGTGGAACAGGCCGTTCGAGTCCGCCACCACTCCGGGAGTCGCCAGCGTCACCAGAGAACTCACCGACGAGGACTGGCTTTCCAGCGGAAGCTTGTCGAACAAAGCGCGATCCACGTCCGTGTGAAACGTGGAGTCGGTCTCTACGAGGTCGGCGCCAGTGGCCTCCACTGTGATGCTGGTCTCCGCACTGCCGATCTTCAAGCTGACCGGCACCGCCGTCGGAACGCTCGAGCGCACATCCACGTCCTGCGTGTAGGATGC
Protein-coding sequences here:
- a CDS encoding TIGR00282 family metallophosphoesterase translates to MRILFIGDIVGSPGRRIVHDRLADIVEHHGIDLVIANGENSASGFGITPRLAEELLGTGIAVLTGGNHSWDRREILEHIPHQPKLLRPANFPESNPGSGVYVGTAKNGVSYAVLNLQGRVFMPAIDDPFRTADRELAKLPPEVAFVLVDMHAEVTSEKIAMGWYLDGRVSAVVGTHTHVTTADERVLPQGTAYITDVGMTGPHEGIIGMDRANIIKRFLDAMPTKFDVASGDVQMNTVLVETDDDGARNAAGRLRARSIARLCFHID
- a CDS encoding nuclear transport factor 2 family protein; amino-acid sequence: MKTKLFLAVLLTLAGVVYARQPAAKPAAVEQEIRDLEKKFNDTYAANDLPRYFAFYAADFTQWLPEGRTDLPTYQKDWTTYIRSGNRVEAAEISDLHVQIGPSQDTAVASYLLHVRTRTAQGPVTDEDFQESDVFFKRGGAWKIVHLHYSPAPKKETK
- a CDS encoding TonB-dependent receptor — protein: MSRNLRSTALLVFSWSLLFAAVPGWAQSSGTLEGVVKDPSGAAVAGATVEISYAVSGFRRETTTGNAGEFRFTNLPFNLYHLAVTAAGFASYTQDVDVRSSVPTAVPVSLKIGSAETSITVEATGADLVETDSTFHTDVDRALFDKLPLESQSSSVSSLVTLATPGVVADSNGLFHGLGDHAENSFSVDGQPITDQQSKVFSNQIPAESIQSMEVVSGAPPAEFGDKTSLIIKVTTRSGLGQSKPTGSVKVSYGSFGSVNGGFDVAFGGQKWGNFIAASALSTSRFLDPPELQALHDKGNQENLFDRVDYQLSGADTVHVNLGYTRSWFQTPNTFDNLNAGLSGLQNNLVGQTDQRSLIKTFNIAPTWTRLVSPTTLLTVGAFVRQDQYGYFPSQNVFADQPATVTQQRKLTNAGMHSDVSYVKGIHNIKAGVTFEHTFLTENFNFGITSPFTNPVCLNADGRPDTNPALTDPAQCTGALQPNPNFVAALGCIDLSRPAPAATDNCPGGQSALFPFRGHTDIKQLGLFIQDTITKGNWAFNLGIRGDGYRGMVHDTQVQPRVGIAYNIKKTNTVLRASYARVMETPFNENLILASQGASNPVITGVIGGQSLQAPIRSGQRNQFNAGLQQAFGNFLVVDADYLWKYTHNGYDFSAFGNTPIFFPIAWHNSKVDGVSVRVSVPNYHGLTAFTILGHVRARFFPPQVGGLGATVTGGEVFRIDHDQAFQQTTHAQYQPWKTLPWIAMNWRYDSGLVASNPNLADFPTALGFLDADQQAAIGLYCGNQVATLANALTPAGCAGQTNFGAKLLNFPLPGKGDVDRNPTRVTPRNLFDASVGDDDLFHGDHYKWSLRFTVINLTNKVTLFNFLSTFSGTHFVAPRSYTAELGFHF